Proteins encoded within one genomic window of Kibdelosporangium phytohabitans:
- a CDS encoding DUF4239 domain-containing protein: protein MSIYLSGALWIIGVGVAAALVAVLLHRIPARAGLSGNNEVAGQVFTIVAGLHAVLLAFVLISLFDGVSAAQNESQREANNLVAASWSADALPDPVGAKVRELTAAYSDTVVRQEWPQMSDKGSVDSTVGWQQLEQLRDTIAKAPTTPDDTWQESRKAAATDQLWEVYQARQARLDAGEGGGVSTVVWFALLIGSVMVMGLIYLHGGPKVLSHALISGTLAAAITLLLFAIYQLQNPFSGGAAVGPDAFTAVLDRLS, encoded by the coding sequence GTGAGCATCTATCTCAGCGGCGCGTTGTGGATCATCGGAGTGGGCGTGGCCGCGGCACTGGTCGCGGTCCTGCTCCACCGGATACCCGCGAGGGCGGGTCTGAGCGGGAACAACGAAGTCGCGGGCCAGGTGTTCACGATCGTCGCCGGGCTGCACGCCGTCCTGCTGGCGTTCGTGCTGATCTCCTTGTTCGACGGGGTGAGCGCGGCGCAGAACGAATCACAGCGGGAAGCCAACAACCTGGTCGCGGCCTCGTGGTCGGCCGACGCGTTGCCCGACCCGGTCGGCGCCAAGGTCCGTGAGCTCACCGCGGCGTACTCGGACACGGTCGTGCGCCAGGAGTGGCCGCAGATGAGCGACAAGGGATCGGTGGACAGCACCGTGGGCTGGCAGCAGCTCGAGCAGTTGCGCGACACCATCGCCAAAGCACCGACCACGCCGGACGACACGTGGCAGGAAAGCCGCAAGGCCGCGGCGACCGACCAGTTGTGGGAGGTCTACCAGGCACGCCAGGCCAGGCTGGACGCCGGCGAGGGCGGCGGCGTGAGCACCGTGGTGTGGTTCGCGCTGCTCATCGGCAGCGTGATGGTGATGGGGCTGATCTACCTGCACGGCGGCCCGAAGGTGCTGTCGCACGCGTTGATCTCCGGCACGCTCGCCGCCGCGATCACACTGCTGCTGTTCGCGATCTACCAGCTGCAGAACCCGTTCAGCGGCGGCGCCGCGGTCGGCCCCGACGCGTTCACCGCCGTGCTGGACCGGCTGAGCTGA
- a CDS encoding DUF6923 family protein, with translation MRLPRLALTASLLVTSGLIGVATGTADAQGACEAFEVYTPKHGSASTLVKLSLPSGGGTELRKFGVELNAIGYSASQNLLYGMSSGSRVVTLDRGGNAVDRGKVHGVRNATAGAISGSTLYLRDGMQLVSLDVSPASPTYLKVVKTKWMSWLADVDDWDFGSDAQLYGVTTFGAVVSVNPVNGKVRTIGKPHGLPWGTYGAVLMAPGRVLYAINNREKGKSRLYRIPLAAPKTFTEVASYAPADTTDAAGCLTAPPVVDPPAPPPPVPPIPQPPVPPPATSRPAPPRTTPPRTTTPTTPPPINQVVQPPPPSPAPPPPSKARKTPPPTPKPVAARPKPDTEKKRRWAVTTIVLILGAGAAAGIAARHRH, from the coding sequence ATGCGGTTGCCCAGACTGGCGCTGACCGCGTCACTGCTGGTGACGAGCGGCCTGATCGGCGTGGCCACCGGCACGGCCGACGCGCAGGGCGCGTGCGAGGCGTTCGAGGTGTACACGCCGAAGCACGGCTCAGCGTCCACATTGGTCAAGCTGTCGCTGCCGTCCGGCGGCGGGACCGAACTGCGCAAGTTCGGCGTCGAACTGAACGCGATCGGGTACTCGGCGAGCCAGAACCTGCTCTACGGCATGTCGTCCGGATCGCGTGTGGTGACGCTGGACCGCGGCGGCAACGCTGTCGACCGCGGCAAGGTGCACGGCGTCCGCAACGCGACCGCGGGCGCCATCTCCGGGTCCACGCTGTACCTGCGCGACGGCATGCAACTGGTGTCGCTGGACGTGAGCCCGGCGAGCCCGACCTACCTGAAGGTCGTGAAGACGAAGTGGATGTCGTGGCTGGCCGACGTCGACGACTGGGACTTCGGCTCGGACGCGCAGCTCTACGGCGTGACGACCTTCGGTGCGGTCGTCAGCGTCAACCCCGTCAACGGCAAGGTGCGCACGATAGGCAAGCCACACGGGTTGCCGTGGGGAACCTACGGCGCCGTGCTGATGGCGCCGGGGCGCGTGCTCTACGCGATCAACAACCGTGAGAAAGGCAAAAGCAGGCTGTACCGGATCCCGCTGGCCGCACCGAAGACCTTCACCGAGGTCGCGTCGTACGCGCCCGCTGACACCACCGACGCGGCCGGGTGCCTGACCGCGCCACCGGTGGTCGACCCACCGGCTCCCCCACCGCCCGTACCGCCGATACCGCAACCGCCGGTCCCGCCGCCCGCCACGTCACGGCCCGCTCCGCCGCGGACCACGCCGCCGCGGACGACGACACCCACCACGCCTCCGCCGATCAACCAGGTGGTCCAGCCACCGCCGCCCTCACCGGCCCCGCCACCGCCGAGCAAGGCTCGCAAGACACCGCCGCCCACACCGAAACCCGTCGCGGCACGGCCGAAACCCGACACCGAGAAGAAGCGCCGCTGGGCCGTGACCACGATCGTGCTGATCCTCGGCGCGGGCGCGGCAGCGGGCATCGCCGCCCGGCACAGGCACTAA
- a CDS encoding GNAT family N-acetyltransferase, with product MFVPPDKIETDRLWLRAFTPADLDELHDIRSRPEVHTYLYGEALTRDEVKAKLDERIAKMSRLTQPGDSLLLAVVRKDTGAMIGDVNIEWLSGPHQQAEIGYVLHPDHYGKGFATEASRPLLRIAFEELKAHRVIGRLDARNEASGRVLAKLGMRKEAHFVDNEFVKGEWCSEVVYAILAREWVARDSAG from the coding sequence GTGTTCGTCCCACCTGACAAGATCGAGACCGACCGCCTCTGGCTGCGCGCCTTCACCCCGGCGGATCTCGACGAACTGCACGACATCCGGTCACGGCCGGAAGTCCACACCTACCTCTACGGCGAAGCGCTGACCCGCGACGAGGTCAAGGCGAAGCTGGACGAGCGGATCGCGAAGATGTCCCGGCTGACCCAGCCGGGCGACTCGCTGCTGCTGGCCGTGGTCCGCAAGGACACCGGCGCGATGATCGGCGACGTGAACATCGAGTGGCTGTCCGGCCCGCACCAGCAGGCCGAGATCGGCTACGTGCTGCACCCCGACCACTACGGCAAGGGATTCGCCACCGAGGCCTCCCGGCCGCTGCTGCGGATCGCGTTCGAGGAGCTCAAGGCGCACCGCGTGATCGGCAGGCTGGACGCCCGCAACGAGGCCTCCGGCCGCGTGCTGGCCAAGCTGGGGATGCGCAAGGAGGCCCACTTCGTGGACAACGAGTTCGTGAAGGGCGAGTGGTGCAGCGAGGTCGTGTACGCGATCCTCGCCCGCGAGTGGGTGGCCCGGGACTCAGCAGGTTGA
- a CDS encoding helix-turn-helix domain-containing protein, translated as MNPWDIRTACEFTAGKRTVTRLPSTRTSLVFSHRQGGASHLVVLGPRTRAKYFPVKEPSVVVGVEPHMGWARALLGVPVHELADQVVPLSDLWGTSELHDSLVAEPARAAELIEKALSDRVTDNPAAELVTEATRWLGRERLPETARRLNVSERHLRTLFTGTVGVSPKRFVQVNRVRSVLSRAGARKGAQLAAESGYYDQSHMTAEFRATMGVPLSAYLAGELTPGSTC; from the coding sequence GTGAACCCCTGGGACATCCGCACGGCGTGCGAGTTCACGGCAGGCAAACGCACTGTCACCCGTCTGCCGAGCACGAGAACGTCGCTGGTCTTCAGCCACCGGCAGGGCGGCGCGAGCCACCTCGTCGTGCTCGGGCCGCGCACCCGCGCGAAGTACTTCCCGGTCAAGGAACCGTCGGTCGTCGTCGGCGTCGAACCGCACATGGGCTGGGCACGGGCGCTGCTCGGGGTGCCCGTGCACGAACTCGCCGACCAGGTCGTGCCGTTGAGCGACCTCTGGGGCACCAGCGAGCTGCACGACTCGCTGGTGGCCGAACCCGCCCGCGCGGCAGAGCTGATCGAGAAGGCGCTGTCGGACCGGGTGACCGACAACCCGGCCGCGGAACTGGTCACGGAAGCGACCCGGTGGCTGGGCCGGGAACGGCTGCCGGAGACCGCGCGCCGGCTCAACGTCAGCGAACGGCACCTGCGCACGTTGTTCACGGGCACGGTCGGTGTGTCGCCGAAGCGGTTCGTCCAAGTCAACCGAGTGCGCTCGGTGCTCTCGCGTGCCGGGGCGCGCAAAGGCGCCCAGTTGGCGGCCGAGAGCGGGTACTACGACCAGTCGCACATGACAGCGGAGTTCCGCGCGACGATGGGCGTACCGCTCAGCGCGTACCTCGCGGGCGAGCTCACGCCCGGCTCAACCTGCTGA
- a CDS encoding potassium channel family protein, with protein MHVVIMGCGRVGSSLAAALERLGHTVAVIDKDVQAFRRLSQDFHGSQVVGIGFDRTVLIKAGIERAGAFAAVSSGDNSNIISARVARETFGVEHVVARIYDEKRAAVYERLGIPTVATVPWTTDRFLRTLLPDGVASAWREPSGKVAVLQLPVHESWAGKRVRDLEEATGCRVAFIMRFGTGVLPDAKTVVQADDVIYVAALSGTVSDITNAAAQPPEEES; from the coding sequence GTGCACGTGGTGATCATGGGCTGCGGCCGGGTCGGGTCGTCGCTCGCGGCCGCGCTCGAGCGCCTCGGCCACACGGTCGCCGTGATCGACAAGGACGTCCAGGCCTTCCGCAGGCTGAGCCAGGATTTTCACGGCTCGCAGGTGGTCGGGATCGGGTTCGACCGGACGGTGTTGATCAAGGCGGGGATCGAGCGGGCCGGCGCGTTCGCGGCGGTGTCGAGCGGGGACAACTCGAACATCATCTCGGCGCGGGTGGCCAGGGAGACCTTCGGCGTCGAGCACGTCGTGGCCCGCATCTACGACGAGAAGCGCGCGGCGGTCTACGAGCGACTCGGCATCCCGACCGTGGCGACCGTGCCGTGGACGACGGACCGTTTCCTGCGGACGTTGTTGCCGGACGGCGTGGCGTCGGCCTGGCGTGAGCCGTCGGGCAAGGTCGCGGTGCTGCAGTTGCCCGTGCACGAGTCGTGGGCGGGCAAGCGGGTGCGTGACCTGGAGGAGGCCACCGGCTGCCGCGTGGCGTTCATCATGCGGTTCGGCACGGGCGTGCTGCCGGACGCCAAGACGGTCGTCCAGGCCGACGACGTGATCTACGTGGCGGCGCTGTCCGGCACTGTCAGCGACATCACCAACGCGGCGGCGCAGCCACCGGAGGAGGAGAGCTAA
- a CDS encoding alpha/beta hydrolase, whose protein sequence is MAALDEAAATPVLAGGISLGAHLAVEWALANPDRCAGLLLALPAWNGAPGDAPAAVSARLSAQAVRDHGLDATLAAVDTEPWLTTELNRAWRRAEPGLAESLDIAATRPAPELADLTRIAVPAGIAGCRDDPVHPIEVARTWAATMPRAKLCATTLTALGQDRESLGRATVLAWLGAGGVTRMEQ, encoded by the coding sequence ATGGCGGCGTTGGACGAAGCGGCGGCGACGCCCGTGCTCGCCGGCGGGATCTCGCTGGGAGCCCATCTGGCGGTGGAGTGGGCGCTGGCCAACCCGGACCGGTGCGCCGGGCTGCTGCTCGCCCTGCCGGCGTGGAACGGCGCGCCCGGCGATGCGCCCGCTGCCGTGTCCGCCCGGTTGAGCGCACAGGCGGTCCGCGACCACGGTCTGGACGCGACGCTCGCGGCCGTCGACACCGAGCCGTGGCTGACCACGGAGCTGAACCGCGCGTGGCGGCGGGCCGAACCCGGCCTGGCCGAGTCGCTGGACATCGCGGCGACGCGGCCCGCGCCGGAACTGGCCGACCTGACCCGGATCGCCGTACCGGCCGGGATCGCCGGGTGTCGCGACGACCCGGTCCACCCGATCGAGGTGGCCAGGACGTGGGCGGCGACGATGCCGCGCGCGAAGCTGTGCGCCACGACGCTCACCGCGCTCGGCCAAGATCGTGAATCCCTTGGGCGGGCGACGGTTCTGGCGTGGCTCGGCGCGGGCGGGGTCACGCGGATGGAGCAGTAG
- a CDS encoding potassium channel family protein: MRVAIAGAGAVGRSIAAELVANGHQVMLIERQAAQFEPHTVEQAEWVLADACELSSLEDAGLQLCDVVIAATGDDKVNLVVSLLAKTEFAVRRVVARVNDPANEWLFTEAWGVDVAVSTPRILAAMVEEAVSVGDVVQLLTLRQGQANLVEMTLPEDTPMAGKPVQEVTLPRDVALVTILRGGRVIVPQPEDTFEPGDELLFVAAANSVEQEIRSALGA; this comes from the coding sequence ATGCGGGTCGCGATCGCGGGAGCGGGTGCGGTCGGCCGCTCCATCGCCGCCGAGCTCGTGGCGAACGGGCACCAGGTCATGCTGATCGAACGGCAGGCGGCCCAGTTCGAGCCGCACACGGTGGAGCAGGCCGAATGGGTGCTCGCCGACGCGTGTGAGCTGTCCTCACTGGAGGACGCCGGTCTGCAGTTGTGTGACGTCGTGATCGCGGCGACCGGTGACGACAAAGTCAACCTGGTCGTGTCACTGCTGGCCAAGACCGAGTTCGCGGTCCGCCGGGTGGTGGCCCGGGTCAACGACCCGGCCAACGAGTGGCTGTTCACCGAGGCGTGGGGCGTCGACGTGGCCGTGTCCACGCCGCGGATCCTCGCGGCGATGGTCGAGGAAGCGGTCAGCGTCGGTGACGTCGTGCAGCTGCTGACCCTGCGCCAGGGCCAGGCGAACCTGGTGGAGATGACCCTTCCGGAGGACACCCCGATGGCGGGCAAGCCGGTGCAGGAGGTCACGCTGCCGCGCGACGTGGCGCTGGTGACGATCCTGCGCGGCGGGCGGGTGATCGTCCCGCAGCCGGAGGACACCTTCGAACCGGGCGACGAACTGCTGTTCGTGGCCGCCGCGAACAGCGTCGAGCAGGAAATCCGGTCGGCGCTGGGTGCCTGA
- a CDS encoding OB-fold nucleic acid binding domain-containing protein — protein MGVDKGDGYWRRLVRKLTTDVEELDADDLSASVAAHGAQRACDCRSGQEVTVLGRLRSVELSPGDAVATLEAELFDGTEGVTLVWLGRRRIPGIEPGRTVKAKGRIAVRDGRKVLYNPYYELQTTS, from the coding sequence ATGGGTGTCGACAAGGGGGACGGATATTGGCGCCGTCTTGTCCGCAAACTCACCACTGACGTCGAGGAACTCGACGCCGACGACCTGTCAGCGAGCGTGGCGGCCCACGGCGCGCAGCGGGCGTGCGACTGCCGCTCCGGGCAGGAGGTCACCGTGCTCGGCAGGCTGCGCAGCGTCGAACTCTCCCCTGGCGACGCGGTCGCCACGCTGGAGGCGGAGCTGTTCGACGGAACCGAGGGTGTGACATTAGTCTGGCTCGGCCGACGGCGGATTCCCGGCATCGAGCCGGGCAGGACGGTGAAGGCGAAGGGCCGGATCGCGGTGCGGGACGGTCGCAAGGTCCTCTACAACCCCTACTACGAGCTGCAGACGACTTCATGA
- a CDS encoding NAD(P)H-binding protein has translation MILVTGASGTIGSRLVRLLDAQGVGYKAMSRDPQRVPNGVQGDYDDPESLKRALDGVDTVFLLTAPGFAAKHDLAVLGAGAQLRKVVKVSAIKTGEPDFEVTGAWHLPGEQALATSGLEWTVLRPSSFTTNSLAWVPRIEAGEPIPSPYGNGQSGVVDPADIAEVALAALLTDEHDKQTYTLTGPELLSVPQQVAILGKLLGRPLRTVDVSREQSKKNLLAQGIPEADTGPVLDSFELMRNGGNAVVTDDVSRVLRRSPTTFEQWAQNDEHLKTLAAKV, from the coding sequence ATGATTCTGGTTACCGGTGCGTCCGGCACGATCGGCAGTCGGCTCGTACGGCTGCTCGACGCCCAAGGCGTCGGCTACAAGGCCATGTCCCGTGATCCACAGCGTGTTCCCAACGGTGTCCAGGGCGACTACGACGATCCCGAGTCGCTCAAGCGGGCACTCGACGGCGTCGACACCGTCTTCCTGCTCACCGCGCCCGGCTTCGCGGCCAAGCACGACCTCGCCGTCCTCGGCGCGGGCGCGCAACTGCGGAAGGTCGTCAAGGTCTCCGCGATCAAGACCGGCGAACCCGACTTCGAGGTCACCGGCGCCTGGCACCTGCCCGGCGAGCAGGCGCTGGCCACGAGCGGTCTGGAGTGGACGGTGCTGCGGCCGTCGTCGTTCACGACGAACTCGCTCGCCTGGGTACCGCGGATCGAGGCCGGTGAACCGATTCCCAGCCCCTACGGCAACGGCCAGAGCGGCGTGGTGGATCCCGCGGACATCGCCGAGGTCGCGCTGGCGGCGTTGCTGACCGACGAGCACGACAAGCAGACCTACACGCTGACTGGCCCCGAACTGCTCAGCGTGCCGCAGCAGGTGGCGATCCTCGGCAAGCTGTTGGGCAGGCCGTTGCGGACCGTGGACGTGTCACGGGAGCAGTCGAAGAAGAACCTTCTGGCACAAGGAATCCCCGAGGCGGACACCGGGCCTGTGCTGGACAGCTTCGAGCTCATGCGCAACGGCGGGAACGCGGTGGTGACCGACGACGTGAGCCGAGTTCTGCGCCGGTCACCGACCACGTTCGAACAGTGGGCTCAGAACGACGAGCACCTGAAGACGCTGGCCGCCAAGGTGTAA
- a CDS encoding DUF3159 domain-containing protein, translated as MTDETPEKQATPDDQQADKPMPTLWEQMGGMVGFISASIPVAVFVIVNWATSMGPAIWSAVGVAVLIAVVRIIRKEQLMPAVSGIFGVAIAAFIAYRVGEAKGFFLYGIWVSGVLGAAFLISIFARWPLVGVIWSTLNGHGLGWRKDLKSRRDYDIATVAWTVVFAARVVVQQWLYNTDETTLLGIARIAMGYPLTAIALLVTVWAVRRVDKRDKAREEAEKAETELVERELRAKYDTPAQESP; from the coding sequence ATGACTGATGAAACGCCCGAAAAGCAGGCGACCCCGGACGACCAGCAGGCCGACAAGCCGATGCCGACGCTCTGGGAGCAGATGGGCGGCATGGTCGGGTTCATCTCGGCCTCCATCCCGGTAGCGGTGTTCGTCATCGTCAACTGGGCCACGAGCATGGGACCGGCGATCTGGAGCGCGGTCGGTGTCGCGGTGCTGATCGCCGTGGTGCGGATCATCCGCAAGGAACAGCTGATGCCCGCCGTGTCGGGCATCTTCGGCGTGGCGATCGCGGCGTTCATCGCGTACCGCGTCGGCGAGGCCAAGGGCTTCTTCCTCTACGGCATCTGGGTCTCCGGTGTGCTCGGCGCGGCGTTCCTGATCTCGATCTTCGCGCGCTGGCCGCTGGTCGGCGTGATCTGGTCGACGCTCAACGGCCACGGCCTCGGCTGGCGCAAGGACCTCAAGTCGCGGCGGGACTACGACATCGCCACGGTGGCGTGGACCGTGGTGTTCGCCGCCCGAGTCGTTGTGCAGCAATGGTTGTACAACACGGACGAGACGACCTTGCTGGGCATCGCCCGGATCGCGATGGGCTACCCGCTGACCGCGATCGCGTTGCTGGTGACCGTGTGGGCGGTGCGCCGCGTGGACAAGCGCGACAAAGCTCGTGAGGAAGCCGAGAAGGCGGAGACCGAGCTCGTCGAGCGCGAGCTACGCGCGAAGTACGACACGCCTGCCCAGGAATCACCCTGA
- a CDS encoding peroxidase family protein translates to MRRSARKTVVCLVVAGGLLTSGAAEASPAFEYQSLDGFGNNRLHPDRGKAGTGYLRLTAANYADGIGTPFTGPSARYISNRVFNDAGQRLSSARGTSQWATAWGQFVDHTFAKLVPGQMVQPPRIPYDNNDPMESFRSDLPFVPFGRSKEVAGTGVGTPREQVNSLGSHIDAFAVYGSANRLEWMREGPVDGDMSNNGAKLLMPGGNLPRRDARGDITTAPPMDDAAGRMAGNGMVAGDDRANENTGLLAVQTLFAREHNRIVDLLPKSLPEEEKFQIARRVVIATQQYITYNEFLPALGVHLRPYRGYDPNVNPTVSNEFATVGYRGAHSLVHDDIRLKVPASRYTAAQLDALRARGVGVKAAGNELELELALPASQAPFNPGLFEDLRLGPVLQGLGRFPAGAGDELMGELVRSAPLSAQGQTAIFDITAIDIERGRDHGMPNYQQLRAAYGLSPKTSFRAVTGEPTESFPADPQLTPGKEIDDPDALDFIRLRDKNGREVQPGSDLAVGGERRTTTAARLKALYGGDISKLDAFVGVVAEPKAPGSEFGELQTAIWRKQFEALRDGDRFYHGNDPVLATIKHKYGIDYRQNLGDVIAANTDVPRYTLAASVFRCSSF, encoded by the coding sequence ATGAGGAGATCAGCCAGGAAAACCGTGGTGTGCCTGGTCGTCGCCGGGGGCCTGTTGACGTCCGGTGCCGCCGAAGCATCCCCGGCGTTCGAGTACCAGAGCCTTGACGGCTTCGGCAACAACCGGCTCCACCCGGATCGGGGCAAGGCGGGCACGGGCTACTTACGCCTGACGGCCGCGAACTACGCGGACGGCATCGGTACGCCGTTCACCGGGCCGAGCGCCCGCTACATCAGCAATCGCGTGTTCAACGACGCGGGTCAGCGGTTGTCGTCGGCGCGGGGTACCAGCCAGTGGGCGACGGCGTGGGGCCAGTTCGTCGACCACACCTTCGCCAAGCTCGTACCAGGGCAGATGGTGCAACCGCCGCGGATCCCGTACGACAACAACGACCCGATGGAGAGCTTCCGCAGCGATCTGCCCTTCGTGCCGTTCGGCCGGAGCAAGGAGGTCGCTGGGACAGGCGTGGGCACACCACGCGAACAGGTGAATTCCCTGGGGTCGCACATCGACGCCTTCGCGGTCTACGGCTCGGCGAACCGCTTGGAGTGGATGCGGGAGGGCCCAGTCGACGGGGACATGTCCAACAACGGCGCCAAGTTGCTGATGCCAGGGGGCAACCTGCCCAGGCGGGACGCGCGCGGGGACATCACCACCGCGCCGCCGATGGACGACGCAGCCGGGCGGATGGCGGGCAACGGCATGGTCGCGGGTGACGACCGGGCCAACGAGAACACCGGTCTGCTCGCGGTGCAGACGCTGTTCGCCCGTGAGCACAACAGGATCGTCGACCTGCTGCCGAAGTCGCTGCCCGAGGAGGAGAAGTTCCAGATCGCCCGGCGCGTGGTGATCGCGACGCAGCAGTACATCACCTACAACGAGTTCCTGCCGGCGCTCGGCGTGCACCTCAGGCCGTACCGCGGTTACGACCCGAACGTGAACCCGACCGTGAGCAACGAGTTCGCGACCGTCGGCTACCGGGGCGCACACAGCCTGGTCCACGACGACATCCGGTTGAAGGTCCCGGCTTCGCGGTACACCGCCGCGCAGCTGGACGCACTGCGCGCCAGGGGTGTTGGCGTCAAGGCGGCCGGCAACGAGCTGGAGCTGGAGCTGGCGCTGCCGGCGTCCCAGGCGCCGTTCAACCCGGGCCTGTTCGAGGACCTGCGTCTCGGCCCGGTGCTGCAGGGGCTGGGCCGGTTCCCGGCCGGTGCGGGCGACGAGCTGATGGGGGAACTGGTCCGCAGCGCTCCGCTGAGCGCACAGGGGCAGACCGCGATCTTCGACATCACCGCGATCGACATCGAGCGCGGCCGTGACCACGGCATGCCGAACTACCAGCAGTTGCGTGCGGCGTACGGGCTTTCGCCGAAGACCTCGTTCCGCGCGGTGACCGGCGAGCCGACCGAGTCGTTCCCCGCCGACCCGCAACTGACGCCGGGCAAGGAGATCGACGACCCGGACGCGCTGGACTTCATCCGGTTGCGCGACAAGAACGGACGCGAAGTCCAGCCCGGGAGCGATCTCGCGGTCGGCGGTGAACGCCGGACGACCACGGCGGCCCGGCTGAAAGCCCTGTACGGCGGGGACATCTCGAAGCTGGACGCCTTCGTCGGCGTGGTGGCCGAGCCGAAGGCGCCCGGCAGCGAGTTCGGCGAGCTGCAGACCGCGATCTGGCGCAAGCAGTTCGAGGCACTGCGGGACGGCGACCGGTTCTACCACGGCAACGATCCGGTGCTGGCGACGATCAAGCACAAGTACGGCATCGACTACCGGCAGAACCTCGGCGACGTCATCGCCGCCAACACCGACGTGCCGCGTTACACCTTGGCGGCCAGCGTCTTCAGGTGCTCGTCGTTCTGA